One Lysobacter enzymogenes DNA segment encodes these proteins:
- a CDS encoding ParB/RepB/Spo0J family partition protein: MTMEFHPLCLALPDMADDAFRALVEDIRAHGLRHEVVVFEGAILDGRHRYRACLECGIEPRFVTFDGDDPLAFVISENVTRRHLSESQRGMVASRLANRQVGGSYSHSANLQNEIVTRDQAAKLLAVSDRTIANAVRIRETGIPELVAKIDAGAISVHEGVKIASLNPKAQARLVAIEERKPRQRELSASLNRSASRNRVDRPEFVAPVEATVRYGSQVLVRLERFATDSMDAAESPEEFARRCVAEMDWDSPRLQGQLGLVLKATAGIRELDAALRKGIEERA, encoded by the coding sequence AGTTCCACCCGCTCTGTTTGGCGCTGCCGGACATGGCCGACGACGCGTTTCGGGCACTGGTCGAGGACATCCGGGCCCACGGGCTTCGCCATGAGGTCGTTGTTTTCGAAGGGGCCATCCTCGATGGCCGGCACCGGTATCGAGCATGCCTGGAGTGCGGCATCGAGCCCCGGTTCGTCACCTTCGACGGCGACGATCCCCTGGCCTTCGTCATCAGCGAGAACGTCACCCGGCGGCACCTCAGCGAATCGCAACGCGGCATGGTGGCCTCCCGCTTGGCTAACCGGCAGGTCGGAGGCAGCTATTCTCATTCTGCAAATTTGCAGAATGAGATTGTGACGCGTGACCAAGCAGCCAAGTTGCTGGCGGTTTCCGACCGAACGATCGCGAATGCGGTTCGTATCCGAGAGACCGGAATCCCGGAGCTAGTCGCCAAGATCGATGCGGGGGCGATCAGCGTGCACGAAGGCGTCAAGATCGCCTCGCTGAATCCGAAAGCGCAGGCCCGGCTGGTGGCGATCGAGGAGCGCAAGCCGCGGCAGCGCGAGCTTTCGGCATCACTCAATCGCAGTGCGAGTCGAAACCGCGTGGACCGCCCTGAGTTCGTCGCGCCTGTCGAAGCCACGGTCCGTTACGGCAGCCAAGTGCTGGTCCGGCTAGAACGCTTCGCCACCGACAGCATGGACGCCGCCGAGTCGCCCGAGGAATTCGCGCGCCGGTGCGTGGCCGAGATGGACTGGGACAGCCCGCGACTACAGGGGCAACTCGGCCTGGTCTTGAAGGCCACTGCCGGTATTCGCGAGCTCGACGCCGCGCTGCGTAAGGGCATCGAGGAACGGGCATGA
- a CDS encoding crossover junction endodeoxyribonuclease RuvC, with the protein MGWALARGGQIASGTQAFRPGRFEGGGMRYLRFGRWLDETQAFVGQVEAIYFEEVRRHRGVDAAHAYGGFLAQLTAWCEQHRIPYQGVPVGTIKRFATGKGNADKAAMIAAMQRRGHAPTDDNEADALALLHWALSQGAEA; encoded by the coding sequence ATGGGTTGGGCGCTGGCGCGCGGCGGCCAGATCGCCAGCGGCACCCAGGCGTTCCGGCCGGGCCGGTTCGAGGGCGGCGGCATGCGGTACCTGCGATTCGGCCGCTGGCTGGACGAGACCCAGGCATTTGTCGGCCAGGTCGAGGCAATTTACTTCGAGGAGGTGCGTCGGCACCGCGGCGTCGATGCGGCGCACGCTTACGGCGGATTCTTGGCGCAGCTGACGGCCTGGTGTGAGCAGCACCGGATTCCGTATCAGGGCGTGCCGGTCGGCACGATCAAGCGATTCGCGACCGGCAAGGGCAATGCCGACAAGGCGGCCATGATCGCCGCGATGCAGCGGCGCGGCCACGCGCCGACCGACGACAACGAGGCCGACGCGCTCGCCCTGCTGCACTGGGCGCTGTCGCAAGGGGCGGAAGCATGA
- a CDS encoding NUMOD4 domain-containing protein produces MIPNARPPSLIDGGAERWRQISDYPSYEVSDRGNIRRSIAYRQHPAGKLLKPKPDTGGYLQVALSRDGRYGYFNVHRLVALTFLGPPPTPRHQVAHNDGVRSHNWVANLRWATPKENCADRVLHGTSPDNRGERHPSANLTESLVTELRDHRRAGRRYNELAQTYRLPMMTIYSAVVGDTWPHVPGALGRARRPLRAK; encoded by the coding sequence ATGATTCCCAACGCGCGTCCACCATCGCTAATCGACGGTGGCGCGGAGCGCTGGCGGCAGATCTCGGACTATCCGAGCTACGAAGTTTCCGACCGAGGCAACATCCGGCGGTCAATCGCATACCGACAGCATCCGGCCGGGAAGCTGCTCAAGCCGAAACCGGACACCGGTGGCTATCTGCAGGTTGCGCTGAGTCGGGACGGCCGGTACGGCTACTTCAATGTTCATCGCCTAGTGGCGTTGACTTTCCTGGGGCCGCCGCCGACGCCGCGGCACCAAGTCGCCCACAATGATGGGGTTCGCAGCCACAACTGGGTCGCGAACCTGCGCTGGGCTACGCCGAAGGAGAATTGCGCCGACCGGGTACTGCACGGTACGTCGCCGGACAACCGCGGCGAGCGACATCCGTCGGCCAACCTCACCGAATCCCTGGTGACCGAGTTGCGCGATCACCGGCGCGCGGGTCGTCGCTACAACGAACTGGCGCAGACCTACCGGCTGCCCATGATGACCATCTACTCCGCCGTGGTCGGCGACACTTGGCCGCATGTGCCCGGTGCGCTCGGCCGCGCGCGCCGCCCACTGCGAGCGAAATGA
- a CDS encoding DUF6362 family protein: protein MSTIWNIQQVTDRFQEAAITARRLPPARVQGYAAFWPDINRQSWEGYADERIILRFTASPGAIDRFGETVRWLRWLEEEQRRLVWLRAQYVPWREISHRTGLIRKTAWRRYQHALAVVVVHLNGQLPRFAACEQSADTTILH from the coding sequence ATGAGCACCATCTGGAACATCCAGCAGGTCACGGACCGATTCCAAGAGGCCGCGATCACCGCGCGCCGGCTGCCGCCGGCCCGCGTGCAGGGATACGCGGCGTTCTGGCCGGACATCAACAGGCAGTCGTGGGAGGGCTATGCCGACGAGCGCATCATTCTTCGGTTCACGGCGTCGCCCGGCGCGATCGATCGCTTCGGCGAGACGGTGCGATGGCTGCGCTGGCTGGAGGAGGAACAGCGTCGGCTGGTCTGGCTACGCGCGCAGTACGTGCCGTGGCGTGAGATCAGCCACCGCACTGGCCTGATTCGCAAGACCGCGTGGCGCCGCTACCAGCACGCGCTGGCGGTCGTAGTCGTTCACCTCAATGGCCAATTGCCGCGCTTTGCCGCCTGCGAGCAGTCGGCAGACACGACAATTCTTCACTGA
- a CDS encoding DNA modification methylase: MNLQLEHWPVDRLIAYARNPRENDHAVDQMAAVIREFGFRIPCVVRSNGELVDGHLRLKAARKLGLESVPVVLADELTEAQVKAFRLLANRSATWANWDEQLLQLELADLDALEFDLALTGFDDDEIEEMLAAVSGEGQTEEDAAPEPEEHPISRPGDVWICGEHRVLCGDATRAEDYAALLGDELIDMTFTDPPYNVDYANNPKDKLRGKRRPILNDNLGDDFGAFLQATCAEMLRVTKGAIYIAMSSSELDRLQTAFRAAGGRWSTFIIWAKNKFTLGHADYQRQYEPILYGWRDGNDRFWCGARDQGDVWFIDRAARNELHPTMKPVALVERAIRNSSKTRDLVLDPFGGSGTTMIACEKTGRRARLIELDPKYVDVIVRRWQDYTGRQAVRGSDGAAFIAADPEVEVAA; this comes from the coding sequence ATGAACCTGCAACTGGAGCACTGGCCGGTCGACCGGCTGATCGCTTATGCGCGCAATCCGCGCGAGAACGACCATGCCGTAGACCAGATGGCCGCGGTGATCCGCGAGTTCGGATTTCGAATTCCGTGCGTGGTGCGCAGCAACGGCGAACTGGTCGACGGCCATCTCCGTCTCAAGGCTGCGCGCAAGCTAGGCCTGGAATCGGTGCCGGTCGTCTTGGCGGACGAACTGACTGAGGCCCAGGTCAAAGCCTTCCGGCTGCTGGCGAACCGTTCCGCCACCTGGGCGAACTGGGACGAGCAATTGCTGCAACTGGAGCTGGCCGACCTGGACGCGCTCGAATTCGATCTGGCGTTGACCGGCTTCGATGACGACGAGATCGAGGAGATGCTGGCTGCGGTCTCGGGCGAAGGTCAGACGGAGGAGGACGCGGCACCCGAGCCGGAAGAGCATCCGATCTCGCGCCCAGGCGATGTCTGGATTTGCGGTGAGCATCGCGTGTTGTGCGGCGACGCCACGCGCGCTGAGGACTACGCCGCGCTGCTCGGGGACGAACTGATCGACATGACGTTCACCGATCCGCCCTACAACGTCGACTACGCCAACAATCCGAAGGACAAGCTACGCGGTAAACGCCGCCCGATCCTCAACGACAACTTGGGTGACGACTTCGGGGCCTTCTTGCAAGCGACTTGCGCCGAGATGCTGCGGGTGACGAAGGGCGCGATCTACATCGCCATGTCGTCGTCCGAGCTCGACCGGTTGCAGACCGCGTTCCGCGCTGCGGGCGGTCGCTGGTCGACCTTCATCATTTGGGCGAAGAACAAGTTCACCCTCGGTCACGCCGACTACCAGCGGCAGTACGAGCCAATCCTCTACGGCTGGCGCGACGGCAACGACCGATTCTGGTGTGGCGCGCGCGACCAGGGCGACGTCTGGTTCATCGACCGAGCTGCGCGCAACGAACTGCATCCCACGATGAAGCCGGTGGCGCTGGTCGAGCGCGCGATTCGCAACAGCAGCAAGACCCGCGACCTGGTACTCGATCCGTTTGGCGGATCGGGAACGACGATGATCGCTTGCGAGAAGACCGGCCGCCGCGCGCGCCTCATCGAGCTGGACCCGAAGTACGTCGATGTCATTGTCCGGCGCTGGCAGGACTACACCGGCCGGCAGGCCGTCCGTGGATCCGATGGTGCCGCGTTCATCGCGGCGGACCCGGAGGTCGAGGTTGCTGCCTGA
- a CDS encoding DNA cytosine methyltransferase, with the protein MAVYYNEIDPYLCQWLKNLMGAGLIPAGDVDDRDIRFVSADDVRGYAQCHFFAGIGGFAYAARLAAWPDDTALWTGGFPCQPFSVAGNQRAQADDRHLWPELHRLIAQARPALFLGENVAGLIALGLDGVLADLEGEGYASRAVVVPACAVNAPHRRDRVWIVGQRLADGSGERRQQIPGRALGDEASDAGGAPAGHHQLAGGGEGGLADRDGERPREAGQLRGRAAQRPTGRGEGGLEHAARERRGEGQSEAILWERGDCATPGASAREFNAGEPVGAGETSDGAGGGNRAVRRPAGSGAAGSVGNAHVPGSQGRDEHWQRTGQWAAWQAGRTLAGRRIPDAGIRLLAHGLPARVPRLRAAGNAIVPQVAAEILRALRP; encoded by the coding sequence ATGGCGGTCTACTACAACGAGATCGATCCGTACCTGTGCCAGTGGCTGAAGAACTTGATGGGGGCCGGATTGATCCCGGCCGGCGACGTCGATGACCGCGACATCCGATTTGTTTCCGCAGACGATGTCCGCGGCTACGCCCAATGCCACTTCTTCGCCGGCATCGGCGGGTTCGCCTACGCCGCCCGGCTCGCGGCTTGGCCGGACGACACGGCGCTGTGGACCGGCGGATTTCCCTGCCAGCCGTTCAGCGTCGCCGGCAACCAGCGCGCGCAAGCCGACGACCGCCACCTCTGGCCGGAGTTGCATCGCCTTATTGCACAAGCGCGACCCGCTCTATTCCTGGGCGAGAACGTTGCTGGTCTCATCGCGCTGGGCCTCGACGGAGTTCTCGCTGACCTGGAAGGCGAAGGCTACGCCAGCCGGGCGGTTGTTGTTCCAGCTTGCGCCGTCAACGCCCCGCACCGACGCGACCGCGTCTGGATCGTCGGGCAGCGTCTGGCCGACGGCAGTGGCGAGCGACGACAACAAATCCCCGGCCGCGCACTTGGCGATGAAGCGTCGGATGCCGGGGGGGCCCCGGCAGGCCATCACCAGCTTGCAGGTGGCGGCGAAGGCGGTCTGGCCGACCGCGACGGCGAACGACCCCGAGAAGCGGGGCAACTTCGCGGCCGAGCGGCGCAACGGCCTACCGGGCGTGGTGAAGGCGGTCTGGAGCACGCCGCGCGCGAGCGACGGGGCGAAGGGCAGTCCGAAGCAATCCTTTGGGAGCGGGGCGACTGCGCCACTCCCGGCGCAAGCGCACGAGAGTTCAACGCAGGAGAGCCCGTTGGCGCCGGTGAAACATCCGATGGCGCTGGCGGTGGAAACCGCGCTGTACGGCGACCCGCTGGGTCTGGCGCCGCCGGCTCTGTGGGCAACGCCCACGTGCCGGGATCACAAGGACGCGACGAGCATTGGCAGCGCACCGGTCAATGGGCTGCTTGGCAGGCAGGTCGAACCCTCGCCGGTCGCCGGATCCCTGACGCCGGAATTCGTCTTCTGGCTCATGGGCTACCCGCCCGAGTACCTCGACTGCGCGCCGCCGGCAATGCGATCGTTCCCCAGGTGGCGGCCGAGATTCTGCGAGCCTTGAGGCCCTAA
- a CDS encoding phage/plasmid primase, P4 family, which produces MMDFNDAEIPTEPRPERPSRDAVKAKLLQRLESILQALYPHGRVRRGKFHLGNVEGEKGDSLEVELSGPKAGLWTDHATGEGGDVFDLVAAQAGLDGRHDFAAVLARAADLAGHAPIPSPIAPRPRRRAEPVLDELGPATARWDYLGADGELIACVYRYDPPTGKEYRPWDAKRRKHAAPEPRPLYNQPGLAAALDVVVVEGEKAADALIALDVPATTAMNGAKAPVEKTDWAPLRGKHVLIWPDKDKAGWDYALAVAHAALAAGAISCAILYPPEDKEQGWDAADAVEERFDVIGFLRAGERTPITRPERAEAIDFGELGWHTDDGLATAFTNRYHEDWRYCAAWGQWMVWSGQRWNPDRTLTVNHLVRGVCRVAATYANTGSQQARLASASTVSAVERMARSDRYHASDAEEWDTRPWLLNSPAGTIDLKTGALRKHARLDRLTRMATAGMNGECSLWRRFLADVTGGDGELQAYLQRMAGYCLTGVTTEHALFFLYGTGANGKSVFVNTLATILGDYATSAPMDTFMESRGERHPTELAGLRGARFVASVETEEGRRWNESKLKAITGGDKIMARFMRQDFFEYVPQFKLVIAGNHKPAIRNVDEAMKRRLHLIPFTVTVPPERRDRDLARKLLAEREGVLAWAVEGCLEWQRIGLKPPQCVLDATDEYFEAEDALGRWVDERCHEHRQSQALVSDLFADWKEWCMANGEFAGSIKRFAEMLESRKYERRRGGKGARYVLGLSLRPKSFTRYAS; this is translated from the coding sequence ATGATGGACTTCAACGACGCAGAGATTCCGACCGAACCTAGGCCCGAGCGTCCGTCGCGGGATGCCGTCAAAGCGAAGCTGCTGCAACGCCTGGAGAGTATCCTCCAGGCACTGTATCCGCACGGGCGCGTCAGACGCGGAAAGTTCCATCTCGGGAACGTTGAAGGCGAGAAGGGCGACAGCTTGGAGGTCGAGCTGTCTGGGCCGAAGGCCGGGCTGTGGACCGACCACGCGACCGGCGAGGGCGGCGACGTGTTCGACCTGGTTGCCGCGCAGGCCGGTCTGGACGGCCGCCACGACTTCGCCGCAGTCTTGGCGCGGGCCGCTGACTTGGCCGGACACGCACCGATCCCGTCGCCGATCGCGCCGCGACCGCGCCGTCGCGCCGAGCCCGTGCTGGACGAACTCGGGCCGGCGACCGCGCGCTGGGACTACCTCGGCGCCGACGGCGAGCTGATCGCCTGCGTGTACCGCTACGATCCGCCGACCGGCAAGGAATATCGCCCTTGGGATGCGAAGCGCCGCAAGCACGCCGCGCCGGAGCCGCGGCCGCTCTACAATCAACCCGGTCTCGCCGCGGCCCTCGATGTGGTGGTGGTGGAAGGCGAGAAGGCGGCCGATGCCTTGATCGCCCTCGACGTGCCTGCCACGACAGCCATGAACGGCGCAAAGGCGCCGGTCGAGAAAACGGATTGGGCGCCCCTGCGCGGCAAGCACGTGCTGATCTGGCCGGATAAGGACAAGGCCGGCTGGGACTACGCGCTGGCCGTCGCCCACGCCGCGCTCGCGGCCGGCGCGATCTCCTGCGCGATCCTGTATCCGCCCGAAGATAAGGAGCAGGGCTGGGATGCTGCTGACGCCGTCGAAGAGCGCTTCGACGTCATCGGCTTCCTGCGCGCTGGCGAGCGCACGCCGATCACGCGGCCCGAACGGGCAGAAGCGATCGACTTCGGCGAGCTCGGCTGGCATACCGACGATGGCCTGGCGACTGCCTTCACTAACCGCTACCACGAGGATTGGCGCTATTGCGCCGCCTGGGGACAGTGGATGGTGTGGAGCGGGCAACGCTGGAACCCCGATCGCACGCTGACGGTCAACCACCTGGTGCGTGGCGTCTGCCGCGTGGCGGCCACCTACGCGAACACCGGAAGTCAGCAGGCGCGTTTGGCAAGTGCGTCGACCGTGTCCGCGGTTGAGCGCATGGCCCGCAGCGACCGGTATCACGCCTCCGATGCCGAGGAGTGGGACACCCGCCCCTGGTTGCTGAACTCGCCTGCGGGAACCATCGATCTCAAGACAGGGGCATTGCGTAAGCACGCTCGGCTGGATCGCCTTACCCGGATGGCGACGGCGGGAATGAACGGGGAATGTTCGCTCTGGCGCCGGTTCCTCGCGGACGTCACCGGCGGCGACGGCGAACTGCAGGCCTATCTGCAACGCATGGCAGGCTATTGCTTGACCGGCGTGACCACCGAGCATGCGCTGTTCTTCCTCTACGGCACGGGCGCCAATGGCAAGTCCGTGTTCGTCAACACGCTAGCCACCATCCTTGGCGACTACGCCACCAGCGCGCCAATGGACACGTTCATGGAGAGCCGCGGCGAGCGGCATCCCACGGAACTGGCGGGTCTGCGCGGCGCGCGCTTCGTCGCCTCGGTCGAAACGGAAGAGGGGCGGCGCTGGAACGAATCGAAGCTCAAAGCGATCACGGGCGGCGACAAGATCATGGCGCGCTTCATGCGGCAGGACTTCTTCGAATACGTCCCGCAATTCAAGCTGGTCATCGCCGGCAACCACAAGCCCGCCATCCGCAATGTGGACGAGGCGATGAAGCGTCGTCTGCACTTGATCCCCTTCACCGTAACAGTTCCGCCGGAGCGGCGTGACCGCGACTTGGCGCGCAAGTTGCTCGCCGAACGCGAGGGGGTGTTGGCGTGGGCCGTCGAAGGCTGCCTGGAGTGGCAGCGTATTGGCCTGAAGCCGCCGCAGTGCGTTCTCGATGCAACCGACGAGTACTTCGAGGCCGAGGACGCGCTCGGCCGATGGGTGGACGAGCGGTGCCACGAGCACAGGCAGTCTCAGGCACTCGTGTCGGATTTGTTCGCCGACTGGAAGGAGTGGTGCATGGCCAACGGCGAGTTCGCCGGATCGATCAAGCGCTTCGCCGAGATGTTGGAGTCGCGGAAGTACGAGCGACGCCGAGGCGGAAAAGGGGCGCGCTATGTACTCGGACTCAGTCTGCGGCCCAAGAGCTTCACTCGCTACGCAAGCTAA